From Pseudomonas vanderleydeniana, the proteins below share one genomic window:
- a CDS encoding BufA1 family periplasmic bufferin-type metallophore encodes MKSKYAALAATLAISLGAFAVNAHAADDQAPKEKCYGVSKAGQNDCAAGAGTSCAGTAKTDYQGNAWVLVDKGTCTQIKTPKGFGSLTEQP; translated from the coding sequence GCAAATACGCCGCCCTCGCAGCCACCCTCGCCATTTCCCTCGGCGCGTTCGCGGTCAATGCCCACGCCGCCGATGACCAGGCGCCCAAGGAGAAGTGCTACGGCGTGTCCAAGGCCGGCCAGAACGATTGCGCCGCCGGTGCCGGCACCTCTTGCGCGGGTACCGCCAAGACCGATTACCAGGGCAACGCCTGGGTCCTGGTGGACAAGGGCACCTGCACCCAGATCAAGACACCCAAGGGCTTCGGCTCCCTGACGGAGCAGCCATGA
- a CDS encoding DoxX family protein has protein sequence MNRTCGAVTAGLGRLLPESLLLLVARVGIASVFFLSGRTKVEGLLTIKPTTYFLFRSEYALPLVSPELAAHLATYAEHLFPILLVLGLLTRPAALALLGMTAVIEVFVYPDAWPTHLTWAGLLLPLIAYGGGKWSLDGLLRRGSN, from the coding sequence ATGAACCGCACCTGCGGGGCCGTGACCGCCGGCCTCGGCCGGCTGTTGCCCGAGTCCCTGTTGTTGCTGGTGGCCCGGGTCGGGATCGCTTCGGTGTTCTTCCTGTCGGGACGGACCAAGGTCGAGGGCCTGCTGACCATCAAGCCAACGACCTACTTCCTGTTTCGTTCGGAGTACGCATTGCCGCTGGTGTCGCCCGAGTTGGCGGCCCACCTGGCGACCTATGCCGAGCACCTGTTCCCGATCCTGCTGGTGCTGGGGTTGCTGACCCGGCCGGCGGCGCTGGCCCTGCTGGGCATGACGGCGGTGATCGAGGTGTTCGTCTACCCCGACGCCTGGCCGACGCACCTGACCTGGGCTGGCCTGCTGTTGCCACTGATCGCCTACGGCGGCGGCAAGTGGTCGCTGGACGGGCTGTTGCGCCGCGGATCGAACTGA
- a CDS encoding alpha/beta fold hydrolase yields MRKLPILALSALALAAPMFASAAAEPAAPAGAKNIVIVHGSFVDGSGWRVVHDILIHKGYHVTVVHQPATSLDADVAATREILDQQVGPVVLVGHSSGGAVIGIAGDRDKVKALVYVAGLQPEVGETLGQLLSSMPSPSNDIHATRDGLLFVDRAKFGEDFAADQTTNRTDFLAASQVPAAAATFGTQNWAAAWHKKPSYGIVATDDKALNPDLQRWMYKRAGSKVTEIKASHTVYISQPEAVAKVIEQAALNAK; encoded by the coding sequence ATGCGCAAGTTACCCATCCTGGCCCTGAGCGCCCTGGCCCTGGCTGCACCGATGTTCGCCAGTGCCGCGGCGGAGCCGGCCGCGCCGGCAGGTGCCAAGAACATCGTCATCGTCCATGGCTCGTTTGTCGACGGCTCCGGCTGGCGGGTGGTTCACGACATCCTGATCCACAAGGGCTACCACGTCACCGTGGTGCACCAGCCGGCCACCAGCCTGGACGCCGACGTCGCCGCCACCCGGGAAATCCTCGACCAGCAGGTCGGCCCGGTGGTGCTGGTCGGCCACAGTTCCGGCGGCGCGGTGATCGGTATTGCCGGTGACCGCGACAAGGTCAAGGCACTGGTCTATGTCGCCGGCCTGCAACCGGAAGTCGGCGAGACCCTGGGCCAGTTGCTGAGCTCCATGCCGTCGCCGAGCAACGATATCCATGCCACCCGTGACGGCCTGCTGTTCGTCGATCGGGCCAAGTTCGGCGAGGACTTCGCCGCCGACCAGACCACCAACCGCACCGACTTCCTGGCGGCCTCCCAGGTACCGGCCGCTGCCGCGACCTTCGGCACCCAGAACTGGGCGGCCGCCTGGCACAAGAAACCCAGCTACGGGATCGTCGCCACCGATGACAAGGCCCTGAACCCGGACCTGCAGCGCTGGATGTACAAGCGTGCCGGTTCCAAGGTGACCGAGATCAAGGCCAGCCACACCGTGTACATCTCGCAGCCTGAGGCGGTGGCGAAAGTCATCGAGCAGGCCGCGCTGAACGCCAAGTAA
- the bufA2 gene encoding BufA2 family periplasmic bufferin-type metallophore produces the protein MTTTASRLSLATAAALIALASASFTVSASAADKEQPGRCYGVNSCKGESLCATAKNDCKGLNGCKGQGVVVKTPSECLKAGGTLTEPK, from the coding sequence ATGACCACTACCGCTTCCCGCCTGAGCCTCGCCACTGCCGCCGCCCTGATCGCCCTGGCGTCCGCGTCCTTCACCGTCTCGGCCAGTGCCGCCGACAAGGAGCAACCGGGTCGCTGCTACGGCGTCAACAGCTGCAAGGGTGAAAGCCTGTGTGCCACCGCCAAGAACGACTGCAAGGGCCTCAACGGCTGCAAGGGCCAGGGCGTCGTGGTGAAAACCCCGAGCGAGTGCCTGAAGGCCGGCGGCACCCTGACCGAGCCGAAGTAA
- the bufB gene encoding MNIO family bufferin maturase: MSVSTSFSGFGLGLRKEHYRDFLETEVPVDFVEVISENFMVDGGQPRHILRQVRERHPVVLHGVSMSIGSADGLNPDYLRRLRQLVDEIDPLFVSDHLSWSRIGGFNSHDLLPVPYTEEALEIVCRNISMAQDVLGRSMLFENPSSYLAFDGASMTEWEFIGAMAERTGCGLLLDVNNVFVSASNHGFDALAFLDGLPADRVRQMHLAGHSQGEHLLIDTHDSPVCEDVWALYAEAVSRFGTAATLIERDDHIPPLAELLAELDIARSIGAANARGGLRRAV, encoded by the coding sequence ATGTCAGTATCCACTTCTTTCTCGGGCTTCGGCCTGGGCCTGCGCAAGGAACACTATCGGGACTTCCTGGAGACCGAGGTTCCGGTCGATTTCGTCGAAGTCATCTCCGAGAACTTCATGGTCGACGGTGGTCAGCCACGACACATCCTGCGCCAGGTCCGCGAGCGGCATCCGGTGGTGCTGCATGGCGTCTCCATGTCCATCGGCTCGGCCGACGGCCTGAACCCGGACTACCTGCGTCGCCTCAGGCAACTGGTCGACGAGATCGACCCGCTGTTCGTTTCCGATCACCTGAGCTGGTCGCGCATCGGCGGCTTCAACTCCCACGACCTGCTGCCGGTACCCTACACCGAAGAGGCGCTGGAGATCGTCTGCCGCAATATTTCCATGGCCCAGGATGTCCTCGGCCGTTCCATGCTGTTCGAAAACCCGTCGAGCTACCTGGCCTTCGACGGTGCCTCGATGACCGAATGGGAGTTCATCGGCGCCATGGCCGAACGCACCGGCTGCGGGCTGTTGCTCGACGTCAACAATGTCTTCGTCAGTGCCAGCAACCACGGTTTCGATGCCCTGGCCTTTCTCGACGGGTTGCCCGCCGACCGCGTGCGGCAGATGCACCTGGCCGGGCACAGCCAGGGCGAGCACCTGCTGATCGATACCCACGACAGTCCGGTTTGTGAAGATGTCTGGGCACTGTATGCCGAGGCGGTGTCGCGGTTCGGCACGGCCGCCACCCTGATCGAGCGCGACGACCACATCCCGCCGCTGGCCGAACTGCTCGCGGAGCTGGACATCGCCCGTTCCATCGGTGCGGCGAATGCCCGTGGCGGACTGCGGAGGGCGGTATGA
- a CDS encoding HvfC/BufC N-terminal domain-containing protein gives MNLAQLQQQFQQWLVTGSDEFARSLGDGLEAGLAVYQNNYRAQLVGCLEQAFAQVRRWIGDEAFLAAAIAHIDRQPPHAWTLDAYPEGFHASLVELFPNNPDLHELAWIEAAVNDAFVAEDAQALSLDALATIDWDTARLRLTPSLRSHALTTNAEPIWAALCEETPPPESEMLAEPGGVIVWRRQFTSRLRPLEALEYQALLHLQANGSFAALCQWLVERLGESEGVARAGALLAGWLASELIVAID, from the coding sequence ATGAACCTGGCCCAGTTGCAGCAGCAGTTCCAGCAGTGGCTGGTGACCGGTTCCGACGAGTTTGCCCGCTCCCTCGGGGACGGCCTGGAGGCGGGCCTGGCGGTCTACCAGAACAACTACCGGGCACAGCTGGTAGGTTGCCTGGAGCAGGCATTTGCGCAGGTGCGCCGGTGGATCGGCGACGAGGCCTTTCTCGCGGCGGCGATCGCCCATATCGACCGGCAGCCACCCCATGCCTGGACGCTGGATGCCTACCCCGAGGGCTTCCACGCCAGCCTGGTCGAATTGTTCCCGAACAATCCCGACCTGCATGAACTGGCCTGGATCGAGGCGGCGGTCAATGACGCTTTCGTTGCCGAGGACGCCCAGGCCCTGTCGCTGGACGCCCTGGCGACCATCGATTGGGACACCGCGCGGTTGCGCCTGACACCGTCGTTGCGCAGCCATGCATTGACGACCAATGCCGAACCGATCTGGGCGGCGCTGTGCGAAGAGACACCGCCGCCGGAAAGCGAAATGCTCGCCGAGCCGGGTGGGGTGATCGTCTGGCGTCGGCAGTTCACTTCACGCCTGCGTCCGCTGGAAGCCCTGGAATACCAGGCGCTGCTGCACCTGCAGGCAAATGGCAGTTTCGCCGCCCTGTGCCAGTGGCTGGTCGAGCGTCTCGGCGAGTCCGAGGGCGTCGCGCGGGCCGGTGCGCTGCTGGCCGGCTGGCTCGCCAGCGAACTGATCGTCGCGATCGACTGA
- a CDS encoding alpha/beta fold hydrolase, whose amino-acid sequence MSEYLFNRRRFLLSAAAGAAAIGLADVPSALASTGQGTTPRTGKPLAHLPIRQVRTDVLDIGYHETGPENGRPVILLHGFPYDIHSYAEVAPLLAAQGFRVIVPHLRGHGSTRFLDSATPRSGQQAALGQDVLDLMNELHIPEAVLAGYDWGGRAACVAAALRPSRCVGLVSVNGYLIQDIAKAASPLPAEVEWGLWYQHYFQTERGRAGLAANRRDIARILWRNNSPTWHFDDPTFERAAEAFDNPDYVDVVIHSYRHRMGLAEGDPNYAEAEQKLALLPALGVPTITLDGMADGVVPATDGRASAARFSGARSHRQVPGVGHNLPQEAPGVFADAVADLVHGGQWRT is encoded by the coding sequence ATGTCCGAGTACCTGTTCAATCGTCGTCGTTTCCTGTTGTCCGCCGCCGCCGGTGCAGCCGCCATCGGCCTGGCCGACGTGCCGTCGGCGCTGGCCTCGACGGGGCAGGGCACGACCCCCCGCACCGGCAAGCCGCTGGCGCACCTGCCTATTCGCCAGGTGCGTACCGACGTGCTGGACATCGGTTATCACGAGACCGGCCCGGAGAACGGTCGCCCGGTGATCCTGCTGCACGGCTTTCCCTACGATATCCACAGTTACGCCGAGGTCGCGCCGTTGCTCGCGGCCCAGGGGTTTCGGGTGATCGTGCCGCACCTGCGTGGACACGGCAGCACCCGTTTCCTCGACAGCGCCACGCCGCGCTCAGGCCAGCAGGCGGCACTCGGCCAGGATGTACTGGACCTGATGAACGAGCTGCATATCCCCGAGGCGGTGCTTGCCGGCTATGACTGGGGCGGTCGTGCGGCCTGCGTCGCGGCGGCGTTGCGGCCAAGCCGCTGCGTGGGGCTGGTGTCGGTCAACGGCTACCTGATCCAGGACATCGCCAAGGCCGCCAGCCCGTTGCCGGCCGAGGTCGAATGGGGGTTGTGGTACCAGCATTATTTCCAGACCGAGCGTGGGCGTGCGGGGCTGGCGGCCAATCGTCGCGACATCGCGCGAATTCTCTGGCGCAACAATTCGCCGACCTGGCACTTCGACGACCCGACCTTCGAGCGGGCGGCCGAGGCGTTCGACAACCCCGATTACGTCGATGTGGTCATTCATTCCTATCGGCACCGCATGGGGCTGGCCGAGGGCGATCCGAACTATGCCGAAGCCGAGCAGAAGCTTGCCCTGTTGCCGGCGCTCGGCGTGCCGACCATCACCCTCGACGGCATGGCCGACGGGGTTGTTCCGGCCACCGATGGCCGGGCGTCCGCGGCCCGCTTCAGCGGGGCGCGCAGCCACCGGCAGGTTCCCGGTGTCGGCCACAACCTGCCCCAGGAGGCGCCCGGGGTCTTCGCCGATGCGGTGGCCGACCTGGTGCATGGCGGCCAATGGCGCACCTGA